From a single Cyclobacterium marinum DSM 745 genomic region:
- a CDS encoding cell division ATP-binding protein FtsE: protein MVFSNEPVVKVENACIFQGINTILKSVNFSIEKGEFVFLIGRTGSGKSSLLKTLYADLPLIMGEANVAGYPIQEIKKKEIPFLRRKLGIVFQDFQLFPDRTVAENLYFVLRATGWKDKLKMKNRMIEVLMGVGLGGAATKMPHQLSGGEQQRVVIARALLNEPSILLADEPTGNLDPDVSDGIFKLFQEINKRGTAILMATHNYELLKKYPYRILKCENAEVLDSKNAPISLSGSGL, encoded by the coding sequence ATGGTTTTTTCCAATGAGCCGGTAGTTAAAGTAGAAAACGCTTGTATTTTTCAAGGCATCAATACCATATTAAAAAGCGTTAATTTCAGTATTGAAAAAGGAGAATTTGTATTCCTAATTGGGCGTACAGGTAGTGGAAAGAGTTCATTACTGAAAACCCTATATGCAGATTTACCATTGATAATGGGCGAAGCCAATGTAGCCGGCTACCCCATTCAAGAAATTAAAAAGAAGGAAATTCCATTTTTAAGGAGGAAACTGGGAATTGTATTTCAAGACTTCCAACTTTTCCCTGATAGAACTGTAGCTGAAAACCTTTACTTCGTACTCAGAGCCACCGGCTGGAAAGACAAACTCAAAATGAAAAACAGAATGATTGAGGTTTTAATGGGAGTTGGCCTAGGAGGTGCAGCAACCAAAATGCCGCATCAACTTTCCGGAGGTGAACAGCAAAGGGTAGTAATCGCTAGAGCACTTCTCAATGAACCCTCAATATTGCTGGCAGATGAACCTACCGGTAATCTGGATCCGGACGTTTCGGATGGTATTTTTAAACTTTTTCAAGAAATAAATAAGAGAGGTACAGCTATTTTAATGGCCACCCATAATTATGAGCTATTAAAAAAATATCCTTATCGAATATTGAAATGTGAAAATGCAGAAGTACTTGACAGTAAAAACGCCCCCATTTCATTGTCAGGAAGTGGTCTGTAA
- a CDS encoding CPXCG motif-containing cysteine-rich protein, giving the protein MELEHFFQCPYCLAEISMLLDPSIPEQSYIEDCEVCCNPIQISYRFSNGEVQTFEADSIDQ; this is encoded by the coding sequence ATGGAATTAGAACACTTCTTTCAATGCCCTTATTGTCTTGCCGAAATCTCTATGCTTTTGGACCCAAGTATACCCGAGCAAAGTTATATTGAAGATTGTGAGGTTTGTTGCAATCCTATTCAGATAAGCTATCGGTTTTCCAATGGAGAAGTACAAACCTTTGAGGCAGATAGTATTGATCAATAA